Proteins from a single region of Butyrivibrio fibrisolvens:
- a CDS encoding HD domain-containing phosphohydrolase, with translation MKIGMIPILGLAGSMVIAILSGYFLSVWVVIITQLLTSMFYSAYIYYSIVNILCVILLTHYHKKGLLNKKLGMASYLVLNAVINSLVTFLIESGAGHTDPDLFEINPFYSFIGSLSISIFAKAFIIVFTSSIVFIFIDVLIALGIVRIIPQNVKDYFEKYAWLQKPVNSDELAKINNSETRKTRINNAFAVSLVMTCLTILVVVAYEASSLFVSQTKDEHRTLAVGISKMVASNIDGDWVEDYIKSEGKSREYKKIVAKLEKIRAISDDIEYIYVYKMMPDGCHVVFDLDTEAMAASKPGDIMEYSEAFVPYITDLLEGKEIEPVESNSFYGWLLSAYTPVYNSKGETTCYAGVDVSMKYLEKYTRDFMVRLLIMCSGIIIVVIITGLWTARYRVVYPVDSMVATARRFRYDSEEARKANVERMAELDIRTGDEIERLYNSFIQVTKDSVKSFGKMCQKSEYIEQMQSDLIIILADMVENRDESTGDHIRKTSMYTLIVMNQMRRMGIYSGILDDDYIDNVIKSAPLHDIGKIKIPDAILNKPGKLSPEEFEVMKKHSVYGKEIIDELIESLTEASYLEIAGDIALYHHERWDGTGYPEGLKGEEIPLSARIMAIADVFDALVSERVYKKAFSFEQAMDIIREESGTHFDPRIVRAFMAVEDEVRETAQKFHDR, from the coding sequence ATGAAAATAGGAATGATACCAATCCTGGGTCTTGCCGGGTCTATGGTTATTGCCATTTTATCCGGATATTTTCTGAGCGTATGGGTAGTTATTATTACGCAGCTACTGACATCGATGTTTTATTCGGCTTATATCTACTATAGTATCGTAAATATTCTTTGTGTTATTTTACTTACTCATTATCATAAAAAGGGACTGCTTAATAAAAAGCTTGGCATGGCATCATATCTTGTTTTGAATGCCGTTATCAATTCGCTTGTTACATTTCTGATAGAAAGCGGAGCAGGACATACCGACCCTGATCTTTTTGAGATCAATCCCTTCTATTCATTTATTGGTTCTCTTTCTATAAGCATATTTGCCAAAGCTTTTATTATCGTATTTACGTCATCTATCGTATTTATTTTTATAGATGTTTTGATAGCTCTTGGAATAGTAAGGATCATTCCACAGAACGTCAAAGATTACTTTGAAAAATATGCTTGGCTTCAAAAGCCTGTTAATAGCGATGAACTTGCCAAGATCAATAACAGTGAGACCAGAAAGACCAGGATAAACAATGCTTTTGCGGTGTCGCTTGTAATGACCTGTCTGACAATTCTTGTTGTAGTTGCCTATGAGGCAAGTTCTCTTTTTGTAAGCCAGACCAAGGATGAACACCGCACCCTTGCTGTTGGTATTTCGAAGATGGTTGCAAGCAATATAGATGGAGACTGGGTTGAAGATTATATTAAGAGTGAGGGCAAGAGCAGAGAATATAAAAAAATAGTTGCAAAACTTGAGAAAATCAGAGCGATTTCTGATGATATTGAATACATTTATGTATATAAGATGATGCCGGATGGATGCCACGTTGTATTTGACCTTGATACTGAAGCTATGGCAGCTTCAAAGCCCGGAGATATAATGGAATATAGTGAGGCCTTTGTACCTTATATCACAGATCTTCTTGAGGGAAAAGAAATTGAGCCTGTTGAATCAAATAGCTTTTATGGCTGGCTCCTTTCTGCATATACACCTGTCTATAATTCCAAAGGCGAGACTACGTGCTATGCAGGCGTTGATGTATCCATGAAATATCTTGAAAAATACACCAGAGATTTTATGGTACGTCTTCTTATCATGTGCTCAGGAATAATAATAGTTGTCATAATAACCGGTCTGTGGACAGCAAGATACAGGGTTGTCTACCCGGTTGATTCTATGGTAGCTACAGCAAGGCGCTTTAGATATGATAGCGAAGAAGCAAGAAAAGCTAATGTTGAGCGTATGGCAGAGCTTGATATTCGTACCGGCGATGAGATAGAAAGACTCTATAATTCTTTTATCCAGGTTACTAAAGACAGTGTAAAAAGCTTTGGCAAGATGTGCCAAAAGTCTGAATATATCGAGCAGATGCAGTCTGACCTTATCATAATCCTTGCTGATATGGTTGAAAACAGAGACGAATCAACAGGCGATCATATAAGGAAGACATCAATGTATACTCTCATTGTTATGAATCAGATGAGAAGGATGGGAATTTATTCCGGTATCCTGGATGATGATTACATTGACAATGTTATTAAGTCTGCCCCTCTGCACGATATAGGTAAGATCAAGATTCCTGATGCGATCCTTAATAAGCCGGGCAAACTATCTCCGGAAGAATTTGAAGTGATGAAAAAACACTCTGTCTATGGCAAAGAGATAATAGATGAACTCATAGAATCCTTAACTGAAGCAAGCTATCTTGAAATTGCCGGTGATATAGCTTTATATCATCATGAAAGATGGGATGGAACAGGATATCCTGAAGGGCTTAAAGGTGAAGAAATACCGCTTTCTGCAAGGATCATGGCTATTGCAGATGTATTTGATGCGCTTGTTTCTGAAAGAGTATATAAAAAGGCCTTTTCTTTTGAACAAGCAATGGACATCATTCGTGAAGAATCCGGAACCCATTTTGATCCCCGCATTGTCAGAGCCTTTATGGCGGTAGAAGATGAAGTAAGGGAAACAGCTCAAAAGTTTCATGATCGTTAA
- a CDS encoding folylpolyglutamate synthase/dihydrofolate synthase family protein — MMNYDEALSYIESIEKFGIDLGLDRMKELMRRLGDPQDKLRYVHVAGTNGKGSTVAFISNILMAAGYKTGIYISPSLDRFTKRIQVDGKEIDKEVLAQLTQKVKDAADSMAEDGLSVPTEFEQVNAIAFLYYEHEKCDFVVLEVGLGGRMDSTNVIKVPEVAVIASISFDHMQYLGNTLPEIAGEKAGIMKEGGDVVVYDQAPEVMEVFKKVADERGCRLYVSGKPKDDKAVKYDLTGQDFIFELDNSKASGNRILYNDSPYVGNEIDSDNKSDTFSDTFSNSGNKVSESYHIRLLGEYQIKNASLAITAALILQSKGFDQITDRAIKEGLSNTCWEGRFELLQDNPKVIVDGAHNPDGIKVLVSSLKRLFPDKKIVFIAGVLADKDYKSMMAQIAPIGKIFHTITPPNSRALSAGDLADTFKELGADAVSHESVEEALDAALHNALEDDVICAFGSLYYIGEVRKLILKEI, encoded by the coding sequence ATGATGAACTATGATGAAGCTCTAAGTTACATTGAATCAATCGAGAAGTTCGGCATAGACTTAGGCCTTGACAGGATGAAAGAGCTTATGAGGCGCCTTGGTGATCCTCAGGACAAGCTACGGTATGTCCATGTTGCCGGAACTAATGGAAAAGGCTCTACAGTTGCCTTTATATCTAATATCCTGATGGCAGCAGGGTATAAAACCGGTATCTACATTTCCCCATCTCTTGACAGATTTACAAAAAGAATACAGGTTGACGGCAAAGAAATAGACAAGGAAGTTCTGGCGCAGCTTACCCAGAAGGTCAAAGATGCTGCTGACAGCATGGCAGAGGACGGACTGTCTGTTCCTACAGAATTTGAGCAGGTCAATGCCATTGCCTTTTTATACTATGAGCATGAAAAGTGCGACTTTGTAGTACTTGAAGTCGGCCTTGGCGGAAGGATGGACTCAACTAATGTTATAAAGGTGCCGGAAGTAGCAGTCATCGCGTCTATAAGCTTTGATCACATGCAGTACCTTGGCAACACCCTTCCTGAGATAGCAGGAGAGAAAGCCGGGATCATGAAAGAAGGCGGCGACGTTGTTGTATACGACCAGGCGCCGGAAGTTATGGAAGTGTTCAAGAAGGTCGCAGATGAAAGAGGCTGCAGGTTATACGTATCAGGTAAGCCGAAGGATGACAAGGCTGTAAAGTATGACCTTACGGGGCAGGATTTTATATTTGAACTTGATAACAGTAAGGCTTCTGGTAATCGGATTTTATATAACGATAGCCCTTATGTTGGAAATGAGATAGATTCTGATAATAAGTCAGATACCTTTAGTGACACTTTTTCTAATTCCGGTAATAAGGTGAGTGAATCATATCATATTAGATTACTTGGAGAATATCAGATAAAAAATGCTTCACTTGCTATAACTGCTGCACTTATCCTGCAAAGTAAAGGATTTGATCAGATAACAGATAGAGCTATTAAAGAAGGTTTAAGTAATACTTGTTGGGAAGGCAGATTTGAACTTTTACAGGATAACCCAAAGGTTATCGTAGACGGAGCACATAATCCTGACGGAATAAAGGTACTTGTTTCAAGTCTTAAGCGCCTTTTCCCAGATAAGAAGATCGTGTTTATAGCAGGTGTTCTTGCAGATAAAGATTATAAGAGCATGATGGCACAGATAGCTCCTATTGGAAAGATATTCCATACCATCACGCCGCCTAACAGCAGGGCGCTTTCTGCGGGGGACCTTGCAGATACTTTCAAAGAGCTTGGAGCAGATGCAGTTTCTCATGAAAGTGTAGAAGAAGCACTTGATGCGGCGCTTCATAATGCTCTGGAAGACGATGTTATATGTGCTTTTGGATCACTGTATTATATTGGCGAAGTCAGGAAGCTTATCTTGAAAGAGATTTGA
- the folE gene encoding GTP cyclohydrolase I FolE — protein MDDNKIKEGVRLILEGIGEDINREGLLETPDRIARMYHELAAGYSEDPAEHLAKRFHVETSDMVVEKDIPLYSFCEHHMLPFYGTATVAYIPDGEVVGLSKIARTVDCFAKRFQVQERLTAQIADAFVKELHPKGVMVLVEAEHMCMTMRGIRKPGTKTVTVVTRGDFENNKDLQDTFYRMIGR, from the coding sequence TTGGACGATAATAAGATTAAAGAAGGCGTACGACTTATACTCGAGGGTATAGGTGAAGATATAAACAGAGAGGGACTTTTAGAAACTCCCGACAGAATCGCAAGAATGTATCATGAGCTGGCAGCAGGCTATTCAGAAGACCCTGCCGAGCACCTTGCCAAGCGCTTCCATGTGGAGACCTCAGATATGGTAGTAGAGAAGGATATTCCTCTTTACTCATTCTGCGAGCATCACATGCTTCCGTTTTATGGAACAGCGACAGTTGCTTACATTCCTGATGGAGAGGTTGTTGGTCTTAGTAAGATTGCCCGCACAGTAGACTGCTTTGCAAAGCGTTTTCAGGTTCAGGAAAGACTTACCGCCCAGATAGCAGATGCTTTTGTCAAAGAGCTTCATCCAAAGGGAGTCATGGTCCTTGTAGAAGCAGAGCACATGTGCATGACCATGCGTGGAATTCGTAAGCCTGGAACTAAGACAGTCACTGTTGTGACAAGAGGAGATTTTGAAAATAATAAAGATCTCCAGGATACTTTTTATCGCATGATAGGTAGATAA
- a CDS encoding HD domain-containing protein: MIRKAEIDTLPRCQKIFEHPLYKKHFGNLQKLEADRIFCRHTFEHFMDVARIAYIMNLEKGLGISREIIYATALLHDIGRDEQYENGTPHDKASADISRCILPECGFNDDEIDLIIVAIMSHRGSGKLSDKMTLSEIIYIADKASRQCFMCKAQDECNWSMDKRNLEINI; encoded by the coding sequence ATGATCAGAAAAGCTGAAATAGATACGCTTCCCAGATGCCAGAAGATATTTGAACATCCTCTTTATAAAAAACATTTTGGAAATCTGCAAAAACTAGAAGCAGACAGGATCTTTTGCCGGCATACCTTTGAGCATTTTATGGATGTTGCAAGGATTGCTTATATTATGAATCTGGAGAAGGGGCTTGGGATATCAAGAGAAATCATATATGCTACAGCGCTTCTACATGATATAGGAAGAGATGAGCAATACGAAAATGGAACTCCTCATGATAAGGCAAGTGCAGATATTTCACGTTGTATACTACCTGAATGCGGATTTAATGATGATGAGATTGATCTTATAATTGTGGCTATCATGTCTCATAGAGGGTCAGGTAAACTATCTGATAAAATGACGCTTTCAGAAATAATCTATATAGCAGACAAGGCGTCACGCCAGTGCTTCATGTGTAAAGCTCAAGATGAATGCAACTGGAGTATGGATAAACGTAATCTTGAAATAAATATATAA
- a CDS encoding dihydropteroate synthase family protein, which yields MKIGNREFDLRGGAASEYKCYIMGILNVTPDSFFDGGKWNNLDSARAHVAQMIEEGADIIDVGGESTRPGHEQISIKEEIDRVVPFIEMIKKEFDIPVSIDSYKADVIEEALKAGADLVNDVWGFRYEKFYGDGLTKDSFSKDDLSNEISGSVNAGGSSIVTKIAQLTASYDVPCCLMHNRPDTDYTNYIEDVIKDLQDSVDIALRAGVSKDKIILDPGIGFAKNLEQNLILTNRLEELIGLGYPVLLATSNKSMIGLSLDLPSDQRVEGTLVTTVMGVMKGASMVRVHNIKENKRAIEMTRAILNEQKCI from the coding sequence ATGAAGATCGGTAATAGAGAATTTGATTTAAGAGGCGGCGCTGCCTCAGAATATAAATGCTATATAATGGGTATCCTCAATGTTACACCGGACTCCTTTTTTGACGGAGGTAAGTGGAACAATTTGGATAGCGCAAGAGCACATGTGGCTCAGATGATAGAAGAAGGCGCTGATATCATTGATGTTGGTGGAGAATCTACAAGACCCGGACATGAGCAGATATCAATTAAGGAAGAAATTGACAGAGTTGTACCTTTCATAGAGATGATCAAAAAGGAATTTGATATCCCTGTCTCCATCGACAGTTACAAGGCTGATGTAATAGAAGAGGCTTTGAAAGCCGGAGCAGACCTTGTTAATGACGTATGGGGCTTTAGATATGAGAAGTTCTATGGAGATGGACTTACTAAAGATTCTTTTTCTAAAGATGATCTTAGTAATGAAATAAGTGGCTCAGTCAATGCAGGCGGAAGCAGCATAGTTACAAAAATCGCGCAACTGACTGCAAGTTACGACGTTCCATGCTGCCTAATGCACAACAGACCTGATACAGATTATACTAATTATATAGAAGATGTCATCAAAGATTTACAGGACTCAGTTGATATAGCTTTAAGAGCAGGCGTAAGCAAAGATAAGATCATCCTTGATCCCGGAATTGGATTTGCCAAGAACCTTGAGCAGAACCTAATCCTTACAAACAGACTTGAAGAGCTGATAGGGCTTGGATATCCTGTACTTCTTGCAACATCCAACAAATCCATGATAGGTCTTTCTCTTGACCTTCCTTCAGATCAGAGAGTAGAAGGAACTTTAGTAACAACAGTAATGGGCGTTATGAAGGGCGCATCTATGGTCAGAGTCCATAATATTAAAGAAAATAAACGCGCAATAGAAATGACGAGGGCAATTCTCAATGAGCAAAAGTGTATTTGA
- the folK gene encoding 2-amino-4-hydroxy-6-hydroxymethyldihydropteridine diphosphokinase, with the protein MSKSVFDKISIKGLEVFANHGVYPEENKLGQKFVVNATLYVDTRKAGLSDDLDLSVNYGTVCHQITEFLTANTYKLIERAAEELSRHLLIQNPLVQEIDIEIEKPGAPIGLPLETVSVKIHRGWHQVAIALGSNIGDSRKYLDDAVRSIGELPDTEVLKVASYIVTKPYGGVEQDDFLNSAMTIRTLYTPEELLDKLHEIEKEAGRERIIHWGPRTLDLDILLYDDLVLDTPDLTIPHIEMHLRDFVLRPLAEIAPWLRHPVYGKTVAQMLSELNN; encoded by the coding sequence ATGAGCAAAAGTGTATTTGATAAGATAAGTATAAAGGGACTTGAAGTTTTTGCTAATCACGGAGTATATCCGGAAGAAAATAAGCTTGGACAGAAGTTCGTGGTTAATGCAACGCTTTATGTAGACACAAGGAAAGCCGGGCTTTCTGATGACCTTGACCTGTCGGTAAACTATGGCACAGTATGTCATCAGATCACAGAATTTCTGACAGCTAATACCTATAAGCTTATAGAAAGGGCGGCAGAAGAACTTTCAAGGCACCTCCTCATACAAAATCCCCTTGTTCAGGAGATAGATATAGAAATTGAAAAGCCAGGTGCACCTATTGGCCTTCCACTTGAAACCGTAAGTGTCAAGATTCACAGAGGCTGGCACCAGGTTGCTATAGCGCTTGGAAGTAACATTGGAGATTCCAGGAAATATCTTGATGATGCTGTTCGTAGCATAGGAGAGCTTCCTGACACTGAAGTTCTTAAAGTGGCTTCTTATATAGTAACTAAGCCTTATGGCGGCGTTGAGCAGGATGACTTTCTTAATAGCGCTATGACTATAAGGACTTTATATACTCCGGAAGAGCTTCTTGATAAGCTCCATGAGATTGAAAAAGAAGCAGGCCGCGAGCGCATAATCCACTGGGGCCCAAGAACACTTGATCTTGATATCCTTTTATATGATGATCTTGTACTTGATACTCCGGATCTTACAATCCCGCATATTGAGATGCATTTACGCGATTTTGTACTAAGACCCCTTGCAGAGATCGCACCATGGCTTAGACACCCTGTATATGGCAAGACTGTGGCGCAGATGCTGAGTGAACTTAATAACTAA
- a CDS encoding methyl-accepting chemotaxis protein, whose protein sequence is MAKKTSSTSKKGKHISAQLLLVIVPIMTLAIAIVTTFIAISAKSVIQDLATKALAEEARANAAETSGEVQKITSYFEGLAQTIESTDFKNDQEIVDIYGFSMSQFSETELGFYIGLSNKDYIDASGWVPEDDYDPTQRPWYIEGLNYSTMTVNEPSIDANSKEMVASISRKITLKDGRSGVIAADIVLNNISKTTSAFKPLGTGATMMFSGTTMVASPAEDQIGKDVSDYPDDGFIQQVASITSSGGTDEIITIHGTDGYDYYVAFDQVEGTNWYLVSFVKVSEVLASLNRFIMISIIMAAVMILIMAIIMLNIITRMITKPVSSLTNNITRIADGDFTVDIQKGGDNVNEIGLMNNNMFDYVNQMRDTLAELKGVTGKLATEANNSKNASSDLNAQADEQNKAMQQIQEAMNDMANAVTELAEQATTLAQEVSNLTDKSNQTKETMSSLVTKARDGQRDMEIVQKGMSNISSSMEEMNEVVVVVGESANKINSIIEMINSIASETNLLSLNASIEAARAGEAGKGFAVVASEIGQLANNSADSTTQIAEIIKDITAQIHDLSEKSQANMEEISANLEAVNTAGETFEEIFRSLDETSDIVSEMIAKVGNVDEIATSMAAISEEQSASTEEVSATATTLASSAEQVAENSRGVDGSAVAVSESSDRIEGLIKQFRL, encoded by the coding sequence ATGGCTAAAAAAACTAGTAGTACATCAAAAAAAGGAAAGCATATCAGCGCGCAGCTTTTGCTGGTCATCGTGCCGATCATGACCTTGGCTATTGCGATAGTAACTACATTTATCGCTATCAGTGCAAAATCTGTCATTCAGGATCTCGCTACGAAAGCTTTGGCGGAGGAAGCAAGGGCTAATGCTGCTGAAACCAGTGGAGAGGTCCAAAAGATCACATCATATTTTGAAGGCCTTGCACAAACTATTGAATCTACAGATTTTAAAAACGATCAGGAAATAGTGGATATCTATGGCTTTAGTATGTCACAGTTTTCTGAGACTGAGCTTGGATTTTATATTGGATTATCCAATAAAGACTATATAGATGCTTCGGGATGGGTGCCTGAAGATGATTACGATCCTACACAAAGACCATGGTATATAGAAGGCCTTAACTACAGCACAATGACTGTTAATGAGCCTTCAATAGATGCTAACAGTAAGGAAATGGTTGCATCTATCTCAAGAAAGATAACACTTAAAGATGGTAGGAGCGGTGTTATTGCAGCAGACATTGTACTCAATAATATTTCTAAGACAACCAGTGCATTTAAACCTCTTGGCACAGGTGCAACAATGATGTTCTCTGGTACTACTATGGTAGCTTCACCGGCGGAGGACCAGATAGGAAAAGATGTTTCAGATTATCCTGATGATGGATTTATCCAGCAGGTGGCAAGCATTACAAGTTCCGGTGGAACGGATGAGATCATAACAATTCATGGAACAGATGGATATGACTACTATGTTGCATTTGACCAGGTAGAAGGAACAAACTGGTACCTTGTTTCTTTTGTAAAAGTATCTGAGGTTCTGGCATCACTTAATAGATTCATCATGATAAGTATTATTATGGCAGCTGTAATGATCCTTATTATGGCTATCATCATGCTCAATATCATCACAAGAATGATCACTAAGCCAGTAAGCTCACTTACTAACAATATTACAAGGATCGCAGATGGAGACTTTACTGTTGATATCCAAAAAGGCGGAGACAATGTTAACGAGATCGGCCTTATGAACAACAACATGTTCGACTATGTTAACCAGATGCGTGATACCCTTGCAGAGCTTAAGGGAGTTACAGGAAAGCTTGCAACAGAGGCCAATAACAGTAAGAATGCATCCAGTGATCTGAATGCCCAGGCTGATGAACAGAACAAGGCAATGCAGCAGATCCAGGAAGCTATGAATGATATGGCCAATGCTGTTACAGAGCTTGCAGAACAGGCTACTACACTGGCACAGGAAGTTAGTAACCTAACTGATAAGAGTAATCAGACCAAAGAGACTATGAGTAGTCTGGTTACCAAGGCTAGAGATGGTCAAAGAGATATGGAAATAGTTCAAAAAGGAATGTCCAATATCTCATCATCAATGGAAGAAATGAACGAAGTAGTAGTTGTGGTAGGAGAATCTGCTAATAAGATCAATTCTATTATTGAGATGATCAATTCTATTGCATCAGAAACTAATCTTCTTTCTCTCAATGCATCAATTGAAGCTGCAAGAGCAGGAGAAGCCGGTAAAGGATTTGCTGTTGTTGCTTCAGAGATTGGACAGCTTGCAAATAACAGTGCAGATTCAACAACTCAGATCGCCGAGATCATTAAGGATATAACAGCACAGATCCATGATCTTTCAGAAAAGTCCCAGGCCAATATGGAAGAGATCAGTGCAAACCTTGAAGCTGTTAATACAGCAGGTGAAACCTTTGAAGAGATATTCAGAAGTCTTGATGAGACCAGTGATATTGTAAGCGAAATGATCGCCAAAGTCGGCAATGTTGATGAGATCGCAACTTCCATGGCAGCTATTTCTGAGGAACAGTCAGCCAGCACGGAGGAAGTAAGTGCTACAGCTACAACACTTGCATCTAGTGCTGAACAGGTTGCAGAAAACTCCAGAGGAGTTGATGGAAGTGCTGTTGCAGTATCCGAGTCTTCTGACAGGATTGAAGGACTTATAAAGCAGTTCAGATTGTAA
- a CDS encoding HAMP domain-containing sensor histidine kinase gives MTDEMSDQTSMDIHFRGNNTSSWIKRGMDLYGIISDARIFNGSTSAISDWKLRINIKGPCYLNQFWNGDVEVHQHVGTDKEKIQTLNLANYAEDEIELEHFFDESDLLIPLEEGDYIIYYPEENMREVPVKPGDETVVGFILYYDKSVDLSDYTFYYYFHRNYYEGPVFLIIGLLLVWGFFTLGMYITALYVYKKAERELELRKSGLSSMSGLYTIIYIVDLLEDTIIPVSYPEGMDKDRPKNLGANEQFKNLYKFDAAESYLEPLLEFGDLTTLPERMKNRNSISIEYISKNFGWSRIRFINMDAGSGRPVEKVLFTAEQISEEKKEIDKILRKVERAESESRVKSAFLANISKEIKTPITVMLKLTNLIVERSNDDDITSFAKSVISSGKVLMAEVDSVIDYSNLEVGKLELSPEEYSLSAFLDEIYELIWPRMKYKGVEYQTDITDTIPDKMNGDSVRLKQILITLIMYLISRNKTGGLRLGVFGKVVDKDKVHLLISVKEIEPKNRPDERIKFYRKYMEADNGVPKEKENEISIDLVEGMLKAMGSELNISDTYDNGNDYYFEIDQEIVDRSPIGKYSVRESEIDW, from the coding sequence ATGACCGATGAAATGTCTGACCAGACCTCTATGGACATCCACTTCAGAGGCAATAATACATCAAGCTGGATCAAGAGAGGGATGGATCTATATGGAATCATATCTGATGCCCGCATTTTTAACGGATCTACCAGCGCTATAAGTGACTGGAAGCTTAGGATCAATATCAAAGGGCCATGCTATCTTAACCAGTTCTGGAACGGAGATGTTGAAGTTCATCAGCACGTAGGAACAGATAAAGAGAAAATACAGACTCTTAACCTCGCCAATTATGCTGAAGACGAGATAGAGCTTGAACATTTTTTTGATGAGTCAGATCTGTTGATCCCTCTTGAAGAAGGCGACTACATAATCTATTATCCTGAAGAAAACATGCGTGAAGTCCCTGTTAAACCGGGAGATGAAACCGTAGTTGGCTTTATCTTATATTACGATAAGAGCGTAGATCTTTCTGATTACACTTTCTATTACTATTTCCACAGAAATTATTACGAAGGCCCTGTATTTTTGATAATAGGTCTGCTTCTTGTATGGGGATTTTTTACCCTTGGTATGTACATTACGGCATTATATGTCTACAAAAAGGCTGAGAGAGAACTCGAACTTCGTAAGTCAGGTCTTTCCAGTATGTCAGGCCTGTATACCATTATTTATATAGTAGATCTTTTGGAGGATACTATTATTCCTGTCAGCTATCCGGAAGGTATGGATAAGGACAGACCCAAGAACCTTGGAGCCAATGAACAGTTCAAGAATCTGTATAAGTTTGATGCAGCAGAGTCATATCTTGAACCTTTGCTTGAATTTGGTGATCTTACAACTCTCCCCGAGAGGATGAAAAACAGGAATAGTATATCTATTGAATATATCAGTAAAAATTTTGGCTGGAGCAGGATCAGATTTATCAATATGGATGCTGGTTCCGGAAGACCTGTTGAAAAGGTTCTTTTTACTGCTGAACAGATCAGTGAGGAAAAGAAAGAGATCGATAAGATCTTAAGGAAGGTTGAAAGAGCAGAATCAGAGAGCAGGGTTAAGAGTGCTTTTCTTGCAAACATTTCAAAGGAGATCAAGACTCCTATTACTGTTATGCTCAAATTGACCAATCTGATAGTTGAACGCAGCAATGATGACGATATCACTTCTTTTGCCAAGTCAGTCATCAGTTCCGGCAAAGTACTTATGGCTGAAGTTGACAGCGTGATCGACTATTCCAATCTGGAAGTAGGAAAGCTTGAACTTTCACCAGAGGAATACTCTTTAAGTGCGTTTCTTGATGAAATATATGAACTTATCTGGCCAAGAATGAAATATAAAGGGGTGGAGTACCAGACAGATATCACAGACACGATTCCGGATAAAATGAATGGAGATTCTGTCAGACTTAAGCAGATTCTTATTACACTGATCATGTATCTTATCAGCCGTAATAAGACTGGTGGATTACGCCTTGGTGTTTTTGGTAAGGTTGTTGATAAAGATAAGGTTCACCTTCTCATTTCTGTCAAGGAGATCGAGCCAAAGAACAGACCTGATGAAAGAATCAAGTTTTATCGCAAATATATGGAAGCTGATAATGGTGTTCCTAAGGAAAAAGAAAATGAGATCAGTATAGATCTTGTGGAAGGAATGCTTAAAGCTATGGGTTCAGAGCTGAATATTTCTGATACATACGACAATGGCAATGACTACTATTTTGAAATAGATCAGGAAATAGTTGATCGAAGTCCTATTGGGAAATATAGCGTTAGAGAAAGTGAGATAGACTGGTAA